Proteins found in one Promicromonospora sukumoe genomic segment:
- a CDS encoding TMEM175 family protein: MSESAPPLRADRVKLFSDAVAAIALTLLILPLVDLVPEAVESGESAGEVIGNNLVPFGSFLLSFFVIWRIWTVHHRLFDRVEVVDAAVLRINSLWLLCVVVLPFPAELVGAYGEDRVVIALYIGVLLACSLTLTAMAIRLRRTNPPGAAPDRAALEQLLGNAVCLALALLLAVTVTGAGYWPLLLLLVDGPVLALVRRRARSRSRSAAGSGGAAR; encoded by the coding sequence ATGAGCGAGTCCGCCCCGCCGCTTCGCGCCGACCGCGTGAAGCTGTTCAGCGACGCCGTCGCGGCGATCGCGCTGACGCTGCTGATCCTGCCGCTGGTCGACCTGGTCCCCGAGGCCGTCGAGAGCGGCGAGTCCGCGGGTGAGGTGATCGGCAACAACCTGGTGCCGTTCGGCAGCTTCCTGCTCAGCTTCTTCGTGATCTGGCGGATCTGGACGGTGCACCACCGGCTGTTCGACCGGGTCGAGGTGGTCGACGCGGCCGTGCTCCGGATCAACTCGCTCTGGCTGCTGTGCGTGGTCGTCCTGCCGTTCCCGGCCGAGCTCGTCGGCGCCTACGGCGAGGACCGGGTGGTCATCGCGCTCTACATCGGCGTCCTCCTGGCCTGCAGCCTGACGCTCACGGCGATGGCGATCAGGCTGCGCCGGACGAACCCGCCGGGTGCCGCACCGGACCGGGCGGCGCTGGAGCAGCTGCTCGGCAACGCCGTGTGCCTGGCGCTGGCCCTGCTGCTCGCGGTCACCGTCACCGGGGCGGGCTACTGGCCGTTGCTGCTGCTCCTGGTCGACGGTCCGGTGCTGGCGCTGGTCCGCCGGAGGGCGCGGTCGCGGTCGCGAAGCGCTGCCGGCTCCGGCGGCGCTGCCCGCTGA
- a CDS encoding DeoR/GlpR family DNA-binding transcription regulator: MLAAERREHLLGLLAREGKIVAKDVAADLGISEDSVRRDLRDLAADGLVQRVYGGALPVSPAVVDYAARQTVAPDGKRAVASVAAGLVRPGGAVILDGGTTALAVARALPPDLGCTVITHSPTIAVALLDHPAAEVFLLGGRVFKHSAVAYGAAAVEAAQNVSADLCLLGVTGVHPEAGLTTGDAEEAAMKRALSARAAETYVLASSEKIGTASRFRVLPWEKVSGVITDADPSDPVVKEIRALGVEVLAAG; this comes from the coding sequence ATGCTGGCTGCTGAACGACGGGAGCACCTGCTCGGGCTGCTGGCCCGCGAGGGCAAGATCGTCGCCAAGGACGTGGCCGCCGACCTGGGCATATCCGAGGACAGCGTGCGGCGCGACCTGCGCGACCTCGCCGCCGACGGGCTGGTCCAGCGCGTCTACGGCGGCGCACTCCCGGTCTCGCCGGCGGTGGTCGACTACGCGGCGCGGCAGACCGTGGCCCCCGACGGCAAGCGTGCGGTCGCCTCGGTCGCCGCCGGGCTGGTACGTCCCGGCGGGGCGGTGATCCTCGACGGCGGCACCACCGCCCTCGCGGTCGCCCGGGCACTCCCGCCGGACCTGGGGTGCACCGTGATCACGCACAGCCCGACCATCGCCGTCGCGCTGCTCGACCACCCGGCCGCGGAGGTCTTCCTGCTGGGCGGCCGGGTCTTCAAGCACTCGGCGGTCGCCTACGGCGCCGCCGCGGTCGAGGCGGCGCAGAACGTCTCCGCCGACCTCTGCCTGCTCGGCGTCACCGGCGTGCACCCCGAGGCCGGCCTGACCACCGGCGACGCGGAGGAGGCCGCGATGAAGCGGGCCCTGTCGGCACGGGCCGCCGAGACCTACGTCCTCGCGTCGTCGGAGAAGATCGGGACGGCGTCGCGGTTCCGGGTGCTGCCCTGGGAGAAGGTCAGCGGGGTGATCACCGACGCCGACCCGAGCGACCCCGTCGTCAAGGAGATCCGGGCGTTGGGCGTGGAGGTCCTTGCCGCGGGCTGA
- a CDS encoding FAD-dependent monooxygenase, whose protein sequence is MTGPADVLVVGAGPAGLTLAADLLRRGVSVRVISAADDAFAGSRAKGVQPRTLEVLDDLGVLDDVARHGTTYPRLGVHLGPVVLPRTMFALHEPGEAVPYPNTLLVAQHDTDAALRRRVEALGGRVELSTRLTALDQDDDGVTATVDTPTGTGHIRARYLVGADGGGSAVRRACGIAFEGTTDDSDRMIVADLLIRGLSRDRWHIWPARRFLALCPLPGADERLFQLMVKLTPDGDADTGRDAVERRIHAYPGTRRISVDAVRWHSVWRPNTRLAERYREGRVLLVGDAAHVHPPTGAQGLNTGVQDAYNLGWKLGQVLAGAPDSLLDTYEAERRPVAARVLGLAGKLYADTKGRPLAATARGDEERQLTLSYRGGPLADAAPAADAAAAGAVGTSGLAAGDRVPDLRWTDPQDGPQRLFDHLRGPHFTLLAVGGPAVGEPAVGDLPEIAWPDVGAPLRTVAVPGRDAARIGVTGPALVLVRPDGYVAYVGEADRFEGRSPWAPPPPSYAAHSRA, encoded by the coding sequence GTGACCGGGCCGGCCGACGTCCTGGTCGTCGGAGCAGGCCCCGCCGGGCTCACCCTGGCCGCGGACCTGCTGCGCCGCGGCGTGAGCGTTCGCGTCATCAGCGCCGCCGACGACGCCTTCGCGGGCTCCCGGGCCAAGGGGGTCCAGCCACGGACCCTGGAGGTCCTCGACGACCTCGGCGTCCTGGACGACGTCGCCCGCCACGGCACCACCTACCCGAGGCTCGGCGTCCACCTCGGGCCGGTCGTGCTGCCCCGCACCATGTTCGCGCTGCACGAACCCGGCGAGGCGGTGCCCTACCCGAACACGCTGCTGGTCGCGCAGCACGACACCGACGCCGCCCTGCGACGACGGGTCGAGGCGCTCGGCGGCCGGGTCGAGCTCAGCACCCGGCTGACCGCTTTGGACCAGGACGACGACGGGGTGACGGCAACGGTCGACACCCCGACGGGCACCGGGCACATCCGTGCCCGCTACCTCGTCGGCGCGGACGGCGGCGGAAGCGCGGTCCGGCGGGCCTGCGGCATCGCGTTCGAGGGCACGACCGACGACAGTGACCGCATGATCGTCGCCGACCTGCTGATCCGAGGGCTCTCCAGGGACCGCTGGCACATCTGGCCGGCCCGGCGCTTCCTCGCGCTGTGCCCCCTGCCCGGCGCCGACGAGCGCCTCTTCCAGCTCATGGTCAAGCTGACCCCGGACGGCGACGCCGACACCGGCCGGGACGCCGTCGAGCGCCGCATCCACGCCTACCCCGGCACGCGCCGCATCAGCGTGGACGCCGTGCGCTGGCACTCGGTCTGGCGCCCCAACACCCGGCTCGCCGAGCGCTACCGGGAGGGACGGGTGCTCCTCGTCGGCGACGCCGCGCACGTCCACCCGCCCACCGGCGCGCAGGGCCTGAACACCGGCGTGCAGGACGCCTACAACCTCGGCTGGAAGCTGGGCCAGGTGCTCGCCGGCGCTCCCGACAGCCTGCTCGACACCTACGAGGCGGAACGCCGCCCCGTCGCCGCACGGGTGCTCGGCCTGGCCGGCAAGCTCTACGCCGATACCAAGGGCCGGCCGCTCGCCGCCACCGCCCGGGGCGACGAGGAGCGACAGCTCACTCTCAGCTACCGCGGCGGGCCGCTCGCCGACGCTGCTCCCGCCGCCGACGCCGCCGCTGCCGGCGCTGTCGGCACCAGCGGGCTCGCCGCCGGGGACCGCGTGCCCGACCTGCGGTGGACCGACCCCCAGGACGGGCCGCAGCGCCTCTTCGACCACCTCCGCGGGCCGCACTTCACGCTGCTGGCCGTCGGCGGGCCAGCAGTCGGCGAGCCAGCAGTCGGCGATCTGCCCGAGATCGCCTGGCCGGACGTCGGCGCCCCGCTGCGGACGGTTGCCGTCCCCGGTCGGGACGCGGCCAGGATCGGGGTCACCGGCCCCGCCCTCGTCCTGGTCCGCCCTGACGGCTACGTGGCGTACGTCGGCGAGGCCGACAGGTTCGAGGGACGGTCGCCGTGGGCTCCCCCGCCGCCGTCGTACGCCGCCCACAGCCGCGCGTAG
- a CDS encoding ABC transporter transmembrane domain-containing protein, with protein MGHQSCEALVPVAVGIAIDAAVVSGSVPRLLLSLAGLTLLFTLLFTCYRWFSRLGDGAVIDESHALRAELATRVLTPGAARRRQHGELLTIASSDADQAARSIIWFAGLFGAGAALAVSCAVLLSIDLLLGAVLIGTAVVVTLGLNALSPLISRRITDQQQTLAGASALATDLVAGLRVLHGLGAQEPAAARYRTASRAAEEAGVRAGSAKALQQGATVLAATVVLAVSVGFAGLLALDGTITVGAFVSAVGVAQFIAEPLTGVGFYLQVGAAAKASARRVRSALGDALAGPQPAEEKPAATVHPLDVSAGEFVGIVAGPDDVERVTSALRLPAGATVHVEPHHPDLFAGSIGENLALGRAGDGAGLAADTSPAGKINAQPTASIDTAINAAIDAAGARDFVDAQPGGLDARVYDRGLSLSGGQRQRLVLARALHTDADVLVLVEPTTAVDSVTEEAVADGIRSLRHHRDGPVRTTVVVTSSPVLLARADRVVLVDDGTPHTVGTHRELLDGNTIYRERVLR; from the coding sequence ATGGGGCACCAGTCGTGCGAGGCCCTCGTGCCCGTGGCCGTCGGCATCGCCATCGACGCCGCCGTGGTCAGCGGCAGCGTGCCACGCCTGCTCCTGAGCCTGGCCGGCCTCACCCTGCTGTTCACGCTGCTCTTCACCTGCTACCGCTGGTTCTCGCGGCTCGGCGACGGGGCCGTGATCGACGAGAGCCACGCGCTGCGGGCCGAGCTCGCCACCCGCGTCCTGACGCCCGGCGCCGCCCGCCGGCGCCAGCACGGCGAGCTGCTCACGATCGCCTCCTCCGACGCCGACCAGGCCGCGCGCAGCATCATCTGGTTCGCCGGGCTGTTCGGCGCGGGCGCGGCGCTCGCGGTCAGCTGCGCGGTGCTGCTGAGCATCGACCTGCTGCTGGGCGCGGTGCTGATCGGCACCGCCGTCGTCGTCACCCTCGGGCTCAACGCGCTCTCCCCGCTGATCTCGCGCCGGATCACCGACCAGCAGCAGACGCTCGCCGGTGCCTCCGCCCTGGCGACCGACCTCGTCGCGGGCCTGCGGGTGCTGCACGGCCTGGGCGCGCAGGAGCCCGCCGCCGCCCGCTACCGCACCGCCAGCCGTGCCGCCGAGGAGGCGGGCGTCCGCGCGGGGTCGGCCAAGGCGCTCCAGCAGGGCGCGACGGTGCTGGCCGCGACCGTCGTGCTCGCCGTCTCCGTGGGGTTCGCCGGGCTGCTGGCGCTCGACGGCACGATCACCGTCGGCGCCTTCGTCTCCGCGGTGGGCGTCGCGCAGTTCATCGCCGAGCCGCTGACCGGCGTCGGCTTCTACCTGCAGGTCGGCGCCGCCGCCAAGGCCAGCGCGCGCCGGGTGCGGTCCGCGCTGGGCGACGCGCTCGCCGGGCCGCAACCCGCCGAGGAGAAGCCCGCCGCGACCGTGCACCCGCTCGATGTTTCCGCCGGCGAGTTCGTCGGCATCGTGGCCGGGCCCGACGACGTCGAGCGAGTTACCAGCGCTCTCCGGCTGCCGGCCGGGGCCACGGTGCACGTCGAGCCGCACCACCCCGACCTGTTCGCCGGCTCGATCGGCGAGAACCTCGCGCTGGGCCGCGCGGGCGACGGGGCCGGACTGGCCGCCGATACCAGCCCGGCCGGGAAGATCAACGCCCAGCCCACCGCGTCCATCGATACGGCGATCAACGCGGCGATCGACGCCGCCGGCGCCCGCGACTTCGTCGACGCCCAGCCCGGCGGCCTCGACGCGAGGGTGTACGACCGCGGGCTCTCCCTGTCGGGCGGCCAGCGCCAGCGGCTCGTCCTCGCGCGGGCGCTGCACACCGACGCGGACGTCCTGGTGCTCGTCGAGCCCACGACCGCCGTCGACTCGGTGACCGAGGAGGCCGTCGCCGACGGCATCCGCTCGCTGCGCCACCACCGCGACGGCCCCGTCCGCACCACGGTCGTGGTCACGAGCAGCCCGGTGCTGCTCGCCCGCGCCGACCGGGTGGTCCTCGTCGACGACGGGACGCCCCACACCGTCGGCACCCACCGGGAGCTGCTCGACGGCAACACCATCTACCGCGAGCGGGTGCTGCGATGA
- a CDS encoding helix-turn-helix domain-containing protein — MTVGDVTAGGMAAGGVSAAGTNDAHGSGSLGEFLRSRRAALDPEAAGVRSWGKRRRVPGLRREEVAQLAGVSAAYYVRLEQGAARNASNEVLLALARALALNDVETEHLMDLAQPRPGRAAPRSRPERPDPRSLAMLDALSDHPAVLLGRRNDVLAWTPLGHALLASHVPFDSTENPGTYPSLPRLLFLDPQVRGLYPDWRAEARTYIAYLRLISGKYPGDKRLAELVGELCMRDADFAALWAGGHVGECTSGTKRMRHPLVGELRVDYQIWLQADSPDHRLEVYTPADEPSADALALLASVSAPNAHDRTTTPPRRAARL, encoded by the coding sequence ATGACTGTCGGAGACGTGACTGCCGGGGGTATGGCCGCCGGGGGTGTATCCGCCGCAGGCACGAACGATGCGCACGGCTCCGGGAGCCTGGGCGAGTTCCTGCGGTCCCGCCGCGCCGCGCTGGACCCCGAGGCCGCGGGAGTGCGGAGCTGGGGCAAGCGGCGTCGTGTCCCCGGGCTCCGCCGCGAGGAGGTGGCCCAGCTCGCCGGGGTGAGCGCCGCCTACTACGTGCGGCTGGAGCAGGGCGCGGCGCGGAACGCCTCGAACGAGGTGCTCCTGGCGTTGGCCAGGGCGCTGGCGCTGAACGACGTCGAGACCGAGCACCTGATGGACCTGGCGCAGCCCCGGCCCGGCCGGGCCGCCCCGCGCAGCCGCCCGGAGCGGCCGGACCCGCGCTCCCTCGCCATGCTCGACGCGCTGTCGGACCACCCCGCCGTCCTCCTGGGACGCCGCAACGACGTGCTGGCGTGGACGCCCCTGGGACACGCTCTGCTGGCCTCGCACGTACCGTTCGACAGCACCGAGAACCCGGGCACGTACCCGTCACTGCCGCGGCTGCTGTTCCTCGACCCACAGGTCAGGGGCCTCTACCCCGACTGGCGGGCAGAGGCCCGGACCTACATCGCCTACCTGCGTCTCATCAGCGGCAAGTACCCGGGCGACAAGCGGCTCGCGGAGCTCGTGGGCGAGCTGTGCATGCGGGACGCCGACTTCGCCGCGCTCTGGGCCGGCGGGCACGTCGGGGAGTGCACGTCCGGGACGAAGCGCATGCGGCACCCCCTGGTCGGTGAGCTGCGCGTCGACTACCAGATCTGGCTCCAGGCCGACAGCCCCGACCACCGGCTCGAGGTCTACACGCCCGCCGACGAGCCGTCCGCGGACGCGCTCGCCCTCCTGGCGAGCGTCTCGGCGCCGAACGCCCACGATCGGACGACGACGCCCCCACGACGGGCCGCCCGGCTCTGA
- a CDS encoding TetR/AcrR family transcriptional regulator, with protein sequence MSGDHTPESVWLRPARTPRAARGQAFSREDLASTAIAVADQDGLDDVSMRRVARELGITAMSLYWYVDTKEQLVELMVDRVFAEQDAPVGDTWRALLRSIGTGTLECYRAHPWFPHALGRPGTLPGPGQLGHWDEHVRALTDPGLAPPLAPERVTLAVGTVKNFVLGYALNPAHGVLTPYARYPDADRYLRDMVVSNGLDGIRSMAGLREQLIADRFDDGLDVVLDGLQARVLGDDAKGGAA encoded by the coding sequence ATGTCCGGTGACCACACCCCCGAGTCCGTGTGGCTACGGCCCGCGCGCACGCCACGGGCCGCACGGGGGCAGGCGTTCTCCAGGGAGGATCTGGCGAGCACCGCGATCGCGGTCGCCGACCAGGACGGGTTGGACGACGTCTCGATGCGCCGGGTCGCGCGCGAGCTGGGCATCACGGCGATGTCGCTCTACTGGTACGTCGACACGAAGGAACAGCTCGTCGAGCTCATGGTCGACCGGGTCTTCGCGGAGCAGGACGCTCCGGTCGGCGACACCTGGCGGGCCCTGCTGCGCTCGATCGGCACCGGCACGCTGGAGTGCTACCGCGCCCACCCCTGGTTCCCCCACGCCCTGGGACGGCCGGGAACGCTGCCCGGGCCGGGCCAGCTCGGCCACTGGGACGAGCACGTGCGCGCCCTGACCGACCCGGGCCTCGCGCCGCCGCTCGCGCCGGAACGCGTGACGCTTGCCGTCGGCACCGTGAAGAACTTCGTGCTCGGCTACGCCCTGAATCCGGCGCACGGCGTGCTGACCCCGTACGCCCGGTACCCCGACGCCGACCGGTACCTGCGCGACATGGTGGTGAGCAACGGGCTCGACGGCATCCGTTCGATGGCCGGCCTGCGGGAGCAGCTCATCGCCGACCGCTTCGACGACGGGCTCGACGTCGTCCTCGACGGGCTCCAGGCCCGCGTGCTCGGCGACGACGCCAAGGGCGGCGCGGCGTGA
- a CDS encoding ABC transporter ATP-binding protein, with protein MTDSSPGVERLPLASARGVWGSVRRYVRPHRTLTATTIFLAALAALSGLVAPWAIGVLVDTVLAGGEVRDVVVVAASVAAAGVLAAGLTAASGALVSRIGQRVLARMREDVVATALRLPSGRVERTGRGDLLSRVGDDVAVVSELVAGLLAPWVGAVLTVALTLVGLFALDPWLAVAGLTAIPVYVLALRWYLPRAAPRYAAERAAFGDRAEALVSSLEGLPTVHAYHVEEVHAAGITRSSDRARKISRDVLWFSTGWGKWLNIAELVGVASIITVGFVLVSREAATIGAVTAAALYFLRLFNPVGLIIFTFDGVLSAVASLQRIVGVIEAGADLDAASPAPGRPAGAVSGQGITHRYGEHEVLHDVSVDLAPGEQVALVGASGAGKSTLAVVLAGLTEPTEGTVRVDGDPVSDLARRHPRPVVLVTQEAHVFAGSLADDLRLARADATDDDVSAALALVGATGWVTGLPEGIDTVVGELGHKLAPDQVAQVALARAALADPAVVILDEATAESGSRSARRLEDAASAVLAGRTGLVVAHRLRQAQSADRVLVMADGRVVEQGTHEELMTADGLYARLWAAYDGGGGAHGDRPSNLSASPTYAT; from the coding sequence ATGACGGACAGTTCCCCGGGCGTCGAGCGCCTTCCCCTGGCCTCCGCGCGCGGCGTCTGGGGGTCCGTGCGCCGCTACGTCCGTCCGCACCGGACACTGACCGCCACCACGATCTTCCTGGCGGCCCTCGCCGCGCTGTCGGGTCTCGTCGCCCCCTGGGCCATCGGCGTCCTGGTCGACACCGTCCTGGCGGGCGGCGAGGTGCGCGACGTCGTCGTGGTCGCGGCCTCGGTCGCCGCGGCCGGCGTGCTCGCCGCCGGGCTCACCGCGGCGAGCGGCGCGCTGGTCTCCCGGATCGGCCAGCGGGTCCTCGCGCGCATGCGTGAGGACGTCGTCGCCACCGCGCTGCGGCTCCCGTCCGGGCGGGTCGAGCGGACCGGGCGCGGGGACCTCCTCAGCCGGGTCGGGGACGACGTCGCCGTCGTCAGCGAGCTGGTCGCCGGGCTGCTGGCGCCCTGGGTCGGCGCGGTGCTCACGGTCGCGCTGACGCTCGTGGGCCTGTTCGCGCTGGACCCGTGGCTCGCCGTCGCCGGCCTCACCGCGATCCCGGTCTACGTGCTGGCGCTGCGCTGGTACCTGCCGCGGGCGGCGCCGCGCTACGCCGCGGAGCGCGCCGCTTTCGGCGACCGGGCGGAGGCGCTCGTCTCCTCGCTGGAGGGGCTGCCCACGGTGCACGCCTACCACGTGGAGGAGGTGCACGCCGCCGGCATCACGCGGTCCTCGGACCGGGCGCGGAAGATCTCCCGGGACGTGCTGTGGTTCAGCACGGGCTGGGGCAAGTGGCTCAACATCGCCGAGCTCGTCGGGGTCGCGTCGATCATCACCGTGGGGTTCGTCCTCGTGTCGCGCGAGGCGGCGACGATCGGCGCGGTGACCGCGGCCGCGCTGTACTTCCTGCGGCTCTTCAACCCGGTCGGCCTCATCATCTTCACGTTCGACGGCGTCCTGTCGGCGGTCGCGAGCCTGCAGCGGATCGTCGGCGTGATCGAGGCCGGCGCGGACCTCGACGCGGCCTCCCCGGCGCCCGGCCGCCCGGCCGGTGCGGTCTCCGGACAGGGGATCACCCACCGGTACGGCGAGCACGAGGTGCTCCACGACGTGTCCGTCGACCTGGCTCCCGGCGAGCAGGTCGCGCTGGTCGGGGCCAGCGGCGCGGGCAAGTCCACGCTCGCGGTGGTCCTGGCCGGGCTGACGGAGCCGACCGAGGGCACCGTGCGCGTCGACGGCGACCCGGTGTCGGACCTGGCCCGCAGGCACCCCCGCCCCGTCGTCCTCGTGACCCAGGAGGCGCACGTCTTCGCCGGTTCGCTCGCCGACGACCTGCGCCTGGCCCGGGCCGACGCGACCGACGACGACGTCAGCGCCGCGCTGGCGCTCGTCGGCGCCACGGGCTGGGTGACGGGCCTGCCCGAGGGCATCGACACCGTCGTCGGGGAGCTCGGCCACAAGCTCGCCCCCGACCAGGTCGCGCAGGTCGCCCTGGCCCGGGCGGCGCTGGCCGACCCCGCGGTCGTGATCCTGGACGAGGCCACGGCGGAGTCGGGCAGCCGCAGCGCGCGACGGCTCGAGGACGCCGCGTCCGCGGTGCTCGCCGGACGGACCGGACTGGTCGTGGCCCATCGCCTGAGGCAGGCGCAGTCCGCGGACCGGGTGCTCGTGATGGCGGACGGGCGCGTCGTCGAGCAGGGCACCCACGAGGAGCTGATGACCGCCGACGGGCTCTACGCGCGGCTGTGGGCGGCGTACGACGGCGGCGGGGGAGCCCACGGCGACCGTCCCTCGAACCTGTCGGCCTCGCCGACGTACGCCACGTAG
- a CDS encoding SLC13 family permease gives MNGIRDRVRPSTWVVLAMVVLAAACVLSGLLPAPDARAVAERTVPVLGFVVAITIVAELARDASVFEVLAQLLGRWGRRRMIVLWVWVVLLAVVSTVFLSLDTTAVILTPLVVLLAQSIRVPPLPFALATIWLANTASLLLPVSNLTNLLAAPAMGDHPSAFLALSWAPAVVGVVVPVAILTVRYRRVLFSTYEVPPQRVPADPVLFWGAGLVLLVLLPLLALTPHVWIPATAAAVVLTALFLARRREALRPALVPWQALGIAGSLFVLVETAHAHGLTSLLGAVTGSGQGAGELLRVAGLGALTANGINNLPAYLVLEPIAAGDPVVLMALLIGVNLGPLVTPWASLATLLWHQRVVALGVDVPWGRFAAWGLVAAVPTVGLAALALAVVSG, from the coding sequence GTGAACGGCATCCGCGACAGAGTGCGACCGAGCACGTGGGTCGTCCTGGCGATGGTGGTCCTCGCGGCCGCCTGCGTGCTGAGCGGACTGCTGCCCGCCCCGGACGCCCGCGCCGTCGCGGAGCGCACCGTCCCCGTGCTCGGTTTCGTGGTCGCCATCACGATCGTCGCCGAGCTCGCGCGCGACGCCTCGGTGTTCGAGGTGCTCGCGCAGCTCCTCGGCCGCTGGGGCCGCCGCCGGATGATCGTGCTGTGGGTGTGGGTGGTGCTCCTGGCGGTGGTCAGCACCGTCTTCCTCTCGCTCGACACCACCGCCGTCATCCTGACGCCGCTCGTCGTGCTGCTCGCGCAGAGCATCCGGGTCCCGCCCCTGCCGTTCGCGCTGGCCACCATCTGGCTGGCGAACACGGCCTCGCTGCTGCTGCCGGTCTCCAACCTGACCAACCTGCTCGCCGCACCGGCGATGGGCGACCACCCGTCCGCGTTCCTCGCGCTGAGCTGGGCGCCGGCCGTGGTCGGCGTCGTGGTGCCCGTCGCGATCCTGACGGTCCGGTACCGGCGCGTGCTGTTCTCGACCTACGAGGTCCCGCCGCAGCGCGTGCCCGCGGACCCCGTGCTGTTCTGGGGCGCGGGCCTGGTGCTCCTCGTGCTGCTGCCGCTGCTCGCGCTCACGCCGCACGTGTGGATCCCGGCGACAGCCGCCGCCGTCGTGCTCACCGCCCTGTTCCTCGCCCGACGGCGCGAGGCGCTGCGGCCCGCGCTGGTGCCGTGGCAGGCCCTCGGGATCGCCGGGTCGCTGTTCGTCCTGGTCGAGACGGCGCACGCCCACGGCCTCACCAGCCTGCTCGGCGCGGTGACCGGCAGCGGCCAGGGCGCGGGCGAGCTGCTGCGCGTCGCGGGGCTCGGCGCCCTGACCGCCAACGGCATCAACAACCTGCCCGCCTACCTGGTGCTGGAGCCGATCGCCGCGGGCGACCCCGTCGTGCTGATGGCGCTCCTGATCGGCGTGAACCTGGGCCCGCTGGTCACGCCGTGGGCGTCGCTGGCGACGCTGCTGTGGCACCAGCGGGTGGTCGCGCTCGGCGTCGACGTCCCCTGGGGGCGCTTCGCCGCCTGGGGCCTGGTCGCCGCGGTCCCCACGGTGGGCCTGGCCGCCCTGGCGCTGGCTGTCGTTAGCGGGTAG
- a CDS encoding MFS transporter codes for MSVSRPHQDPPARSYPPALVLLTLAAGAFGIGTTEFAVSGLLPGIAAEFDVSFSTAGWAATLYALGVFVGAPLLIVVGRRFEQRRFLLVLMALFVVGNLATALGSTFGLVLAGRVVTALAHGAFLGTGSILASRVVPAHRRTRAIAFMFTGLTLATLVGAPIATWVSTTWSWRVSFLGIGAIGVVTLACILLCIPRGTAGEPLRLGAELRALRNPQLLLAMLVTILGPAGFFTSITYIAPITLDVTGTPESWITLYLTVFGLGLFIGNIVGGRLADINLMGLLTGSLAMLTAVLLLFWLAAGSVVVTLVAVFLMAATGFATVSPIQRLVMERAERAGAPNLAASMNIGMFNLGNAIGAWLGGVVIDAGLGSASPNLAGAALAGAALVVALLIARRARNDSARDITHDDPAAATTV; via the coding sequence ATGTCAGTCTCGCGTCCGCACCAGGACCCACCAGCCCGCTCCTACCCGCCCGCGCTCGTGCTGCTCACCCTCGCCGCCGGGGCGTTCGGCATCGGCACCACCGAGTTCGCCGTCTCCGGCCTGCTGCCGGGCATCGCCGCCGAGTTCGACGTGTCGTTCTCGACCGCCGGATGGGCGGCGACCCTCTATGCCCTCGGGGTGTTCGTGGGCGCCCCGCTGCTCATCGTCGTGGGCAGGCGGTTCGAGCAGAGACGGTTCCTCCTCGTGCTGATGGCCCTCTTCGTCGTCGGCAACCTCGCCACCGCCCTCGGGTCCACGTTCGGCCTGGTCCTGGCCGGGCGGGTCGTGACCGCGCTGGCGCACGGGGCGTTCCTGGGGACCGGCTCGATCCTGGCCTCCCGCGTGGTGCCGGCCCACCGGAGGACCCGGGCGATCGCCTTCATGTTCACGGGCCTGACGCTGGCGACGCTCGTCGGCGCGCCGATCGCCACCTGGGTGTCGACCACCTGGTCCTGGCGCGTCTCGTTCCTCGGCATCGGCGCGATCGGAGTCGTCACCCTCGCCTGCATCCTGCTCTGCATCCCCCGCGGCACGGCCGGCGAGCCGCTCCGCCTCGGCGCCGAGCTGCGCGCGCTGCGGAACCCGCAGCTCCTGCTCGCCATGCTCGTCACGATCCTCGGCCCGGCCGGGTTCTTCACGTCGATCACCTACATCGCCCCGATCACGCTCGACGTGACCGGCACCCCCGAGAGCTGGATCACGCTCTACCTGACGGTGTTCGGGCTCGGGCTGTTCATCGGCAACATCGTCGGCGGCAGGCTCGCGGACATCAACCTCATGGGCCTCCTGACGGGAAGCCTGGCGATGCTCACGGCGGTGCTGCTCCTGTTCTGGCTCGCCGCGGGCAGCGTGGTGGTCACCCTGGTCGCCGTCTTCCTGATGGCCGCCACCGGGTTCGCCACCGTCTCGCCCATCCAGCGGCTCGTGATGGAGCGTGCCGAACGCGCCGGGGCGCCCAACCTCGCGGCCTCGATGAACATCGGCATGTTCAACCTCGGCAACGCGATCGGCGCGTGGCTGGGTGGCGTCGTCATCGACGCGGGCCTCGGCAGCGCGAGCCCCAACCTCGCGGGAGCCGCGCTCGCCGGCGCCGCCCTCGTCGTCGCCCTGCTCATCGCACGCCGGGCTCGGAACGACAGCGCCCGCGACATCACGCACGACGACCCGGCGGCCGCGACGACCGTGTGA